Proteins found in one Exiguobacterium sp. 9-2 genomic segment:
- a CDS encoding ribonucleotide-diphosphate reductase subunit beta, translated as MEQLQKIKLLDARHPNRATAIIGGETSAIVNWNDIAYPQFYSIYKQLLSNFWIPDEISMSKDMQQWNQLSEREQDAFKRIIGLLSILDSVQTRYILESAMFTSDSSVHAILAIIAQQEVVHNQSYSYVLSSLVPLAEQNRIFDIAKDDDMVMKRNAFILDLYEDFQNDRTPENFAKSLVASIVLEGINFYSGFAFFYNLARHQKMVGTSTMISYIQRDELQHSYFISQLLRAVLSEHPEIDADGSFTQFVYDTFKRAVDLEIEWSEYVLRDLDGLDVSEMRDYVKYLANKRLRVIGLSDLYEGHDEDVMPWIRAYSDDSMNATKSDFFEQKSRSYAKVTDANGFDDL; from the coding sequence ATGGAACAGCTACAAAAAATCAAACTGCTTGATGCACGTCATCCAAATCGCGCGACAGCGATCATCGGTGGCGAAACAAGTGCCATCGTCAACTGGAACGACATTGCGTATCCACAGTTTTATTCGATTTACAAACAACTGTTATCGAACTTTTGGATTCCAGATGAGATTTCAATGTCAAAAGACATGCAACAATGGAATCAACTGAGCGAACGGGAACAAGATGCATTCAAACGAATCATTGGGCTACTCTCGATCCTTGACTCGGTTCAGACACGCTACATCTTGGAATCAGCGATGTTTACATCGGATTCATCCGTTCATGCGATTCTCGCCATCATCGCACAACAGGAAGTAGTTCATAATCAATCGTATAGCTACGTCTTATCCAGCTTAGTTCCATTGGCTGAACAAAACCGGATTTTCGATATCGCGAAAGACGATGACATGGTCATGAAGCGTAATGCATTCATTCTTGATTTATACGAAGATTTCCAAAATGACCGGACGCCAGAGAACTTCGCGAAATCACTCGTTGCTTCAATCGTTCTTGAAGGGATCAACTTCTATTCTGGCTTTGCTTTCTTCTATAACCTAGCGCGCCATCAGAAGATGGTCGGAACATCGACGATGATCAGCTATATTCAACGTGATGAATTGCAACACTCGTACTTCATCAGCCAGTTATTACGTGCTGTCTTGTCGGAGCATCCAGAAATCGATGCAGATGGCTCATTCACACAATTCGTCTACGACACGTTCAAGCGTGCCGTGGATCTTGAAATCGAGTGGAGCGAATATGTCTTGCGTGATCTAGATGGTCTTGATGTTAGTGAAATGCGTGACTACGTCAAATATCTCGCGAATAAACGTCTTCGCGTTATCGGTTTGTCGGATCTTTACGAAGGACACGACGAAGACGTCATGCCATGGATTCGGGCGTATTCAGATGATTCGATGAACGCGACGAAATCAGACTTCTTCGAACAAAAATCACGTTCATATGCGAAAGTAACGGATGCGAATGGATTCGATGACCTGTAA
- a CDS encoding EAL and HDOD domain-containing protein: MDILLARQPIVNRVGSIDAFELLYRSIEQMTIFDGDLATMDVLTNTLVHMGVEHVAEGKKLFVNFTSDLLKSDLIHYLDPNRFVIEILETVDIDTEMLSVLHSWKEAGFTLALDDFVTDLLRQHGAELFALIDLIKIDIEAISPREQSAILHIVRRNYPHIKMLAERVETHEDHTRCLDMGYDWFQGYFYAKPMLMKGKAVPPQLPVLLKMLKWLDTDEKYDEVIDEIEANPYISIQVLQLINSPGVGLRNTVSSVRQAISLLGFAQLKSWISLIVLREMKLASPYEWSNELLRSSLHCAKLCELFATETRTLQQESAYMIGLLSHIDALLSVDIDDIIDQLPIEDSLKIVLQGKDHPFRDCLVLAISADRGDFEQFELLSQRLGVSLPRAYALLTESQEWLMQKEVHLQEETDAIL, encoded by the coding sequence ATGGATATCCTATTAGCACGTCAACCCATCGTTAATCGAGTTGGATCAATTGATGCATTTGAATTATTGTATCGTTCGATTGAACAAATGACTATTTTTGATGGGGATTTAGCGACGATGGATGTATTGACGAATACACTCGTCCATATGGGGGTGGAACATGTCGCGGAAGGAAAAAAACTTTTCGTCAACTTTACGTCAGATTTGTTGAAAAGTGATCTGATTCATTATTTAGATCCTAACCGATTCGTCATTGAAATTTTAGAGACAGTTGATATTGATACTGAAATGTTGTCGGTTCTGCATAGTTGGAAAGAAGCAGGCTTCACATTAGCACTAGATGATTTTGTGACAGATTTACTTCGACAGCACGGAGCGGAATTGTTTGCGTTGATCGATTTAATTAAAATCGACATCGAGGCAATTTCCCCTCGCGAGCAAAGTGCCATTTTGCATATCGTTCGACGTAATTATCCTCATATTAAGATGCTTGCTGAACGTGTCGAGACGCACGAGGATCATACACGTTGTCTTGATATGGGGTATGACTGGTTCCAAGGCTATTTTTATGCTAAACCGATGCTGATGAAAGGGAAAGCTGTTCCACCACAATTGCCGGTGTTGTTAAAGATGCTGAAGTGGCTTGATACGGATGAGAAGTACGATGAAGTCATTGATGAAATCGAAGCCAATCCGTATATCAGCATCCAGGTATTACAACTAATCAATTCTCCGGGAGTGGGATTACGCAATACAGTTAGTTCCGTTCGTCAAGCGATCTCACTACTTGGCTTCGCTCAACTTAAAAGCTGGATTTCGTTGATTGTCTTACGTGAAATGAAGCTCGCAAGTCCTTATGAATGGTCGAATGAGTTGCTGCGTTCTTCCTTACATTGCGCAAAGCTCTGTGAGTTGTTTGCAACAGAAACAAGGACGCTGCAACAAGAGAGTGCCTATATGATCGGCTTGTTATCGCATATCGATGCGTTATTGTCCGTTGATATTGACGACATCATCGATCAATTGCCAATCGAGGATTCCTTGAAGATTGTCCTCCAAGGAAAAGACCATCCGTTCCGGGATTGTCTAGTGCTTGCGATCAGCGCAGATCGCGGTGATTTCGAACAGTTCGAATTGCTCAGTCAACGGTTAGGTGTATCACTTCCGCGAGCATATGCGTTACTGACGGAAAGTCAGGAGTGGCTTATGCAAAAAGAGGTGCATCTTCAAGAAGAGACAGATGCCATTCTATAA
- the ytkD gene encoding RNA deprotection pyrophosphohydrolase, with amino-acid sequence MITFLDYYQNQVELSFEDHPFSDRPLHVWVIAVYEGKWLLTHHKQRGYEFPGGKVEPGETAEEAARREVMEETGGKIDSLKYIGQYRVAGKGDTIIKNIYFAQIESLSSHLAVDETDGAFLFEELPDRLDTNRQYSFMMKDRVLPETLRVLSERRLV; translated from the coding sequence GTGATTACATTCTTGGATTATTATCAAAATCAAGTGGAGTTAAGTTTTGAGGACCATCCGTTCTCGGATCGCCCTCTACATGTGTGGGTCATTGCCGTGTACGAAGGGAAATGGTTGCTGACCCATCATAAGCAACGCGGATATGAATTTCCGGGTGGGAAGGTTGAACCGGGTGAAACGGCAGAAGAAGCCGCACGTCGTGAAGTGATGGAAGAGACAGGCGGAAAAATCGATTCCTTGAAGTACATCGGGCAATATCGTGTTGCCGGAAAAGGGGATACGATCATTAAAAATATCTACTTCGCGCAAATCGAATCGCTGTCATCCCATTTGGCTGTAGATGAAACAGATGGTGCTTTTCTGTTCGAGGAACTCCCTGATCGTCTCGATACGAACCGACAATACAGTTTCATGATGAAGGACCGCGTCCTTCCAGAGACACTCCGTGTACTTAGCGAACGCCGATTGGTTTGA
- a CDS encoding iron-containing alcohol dehydrogenase, protein MENFEYRNPTRLIFGDGQVSQLKPQLEALGAKKVMLVFGGGSIKRNGVYDDVTRELNAAGIEYVECDGVEPNPRIETAERGIKIAREAGVDALLALGGGSVIDCTKLIAAGIPYEGEAWDLVIGKATPKTVIPFGTVLTLAATGSEMNSGSVITNWKTQEKYGWGSPLTYPTFSILDPKYTVSVPKDQTIYGIVDMMSHCLEQYFHPAHAPVQERMTEGVMKAVVEAAPKLVNDLENVELRGTILFAGTMALNGVLQMGARGDWASHNIEHAVSAVHDIPHAGGLAILFPNWMRHVLDESNAHRFVTLGENVFNVDTEGKSEMEAAHATIDAISAFWTSLGAPNRLADYDIKEDTVDSIVKSAMTRGDFGNFKSLGNEDVRQIVTAAL, encoded by the coding sequence ATGGAAAACTTTGAATATCGCAATCCAACAAGACTTATTTTTGGTGACGGTCAAGTCAGCCAACTGAAACCACAACTCGAAGCACTCGGTGCGAAGAAAGTCATGCTCGTCTTTGGCGGTGGAAGTATTAAACGTAACGGCGTCTACGATGATGTCACACGTGAACTCAATGCGGCAGGAATCGAGTACGTCGAATGCGACGGTGTCGAACCGAACCCGCGCATCGAAACTGCAGAACGCGGAATAAAAATTGCACGTGAAGCAGGCGTTGACGCATTACTTGCACTTGGTGGCGGTTCTGTCATCGACTGCACGAAATTGATCGCAGCAGGTATCCCGTATGAAGGCGAAGCATGGGATCTCGTCATCGGTAAAGCGACACCCAAAACAGTCATCCCATTCGGAACAGTCTTGACGCTTGCAGCAACAGGTTCTGAGATGAACTCAGGATCGGTCATCACGAACTGGAAAACACAAGAGAAATATGGTTGGGGTAGTCCGCTTACGTACCCAACATTCTCAATTCTTGATCCAAAATACACAGTCAGCGTACCGAAAGATCAAACGATCTACGGTATCGTCGATATGATGAGTCACTGTCTCGAACAATACTTCCATCCTGCACATGCACCGGTTCAAGAACGCATGACAGAAGGTGTCATGAAAGCAGTCGTCGAAGCAGCACCAAAACTCGTTAACGATCTCGAAAACGTGGAACTTCGTGGAACAATTCTCTTCGCTGGTACGATGGCGCTCAACGGTGTTCTTCAAATGGGAGCACGCGGCGACTGGGCATCACACAACATCGAACATGCTGTCTCGGCTGTTCATGACATCCCACATGCAGGTGGACTCGCCATTCTCTTCCCGAACTGGATGCGCCACGTACTCGACGAATCAAACGCACATCGTTTCGTCACACTCGGTGAGAACGTCTTTAACGTCGACACGGAAGGTAAATCAGAGATGGAAGCAGCACATGCGACAATCGACGCGATTAGTGCTTTCTGGACATCACTCGGCGCACCAAACCGTCTTGCGGATTACGACATCAAAGAAGATACAGTCGATTCAATCGTCAAGTCAGCAATGACTCGCGGCGACTTCGGAAACTTCAAATCACTCGGAAACGAGGATGTTCGTCAAATCGTGACAGCTGCCCTATAA
- a CDS encoding NifU N-terminal domain-containing protein: protein MQVDYTPNPNSVKITLEEQRFGAKSTSVKKEDTPEDTLLASLIAIDGIDNLFAYGDFVTVTKEPEAEWNELLPRIEANM, encoded by the coding sequence ATGCAAGTCGATTACACACCAAACCCGAATTCCGTCAAAATCACGCTCGAGGAACAGCGCTTCGGTGCGAAAAGTACGAGTGTCAAAAAAGAAGATACACCGGAAGATACGTTGCTCGCATCTTTGATCGCGATCGACGGCATCGATAATCTATTCGCTTACGGCGACTTCGTGACGGTCACGAAAGAACCAGAAGCAGAATGGAATGAGCTGCTACCACGTATCGAAGCAAACATGTAA
- a CDS encoding ribonucleoside-diphosphate reductase subunit alpha — MASPLNTARIFKGAMTIEDVYVVIRQATETYPELDIDRYTERAIRALEGKSLQADQVYELLTMHALDMLKAEEPNWTFVATATYLNRLYLEAGENRGYAAEERYGSLYTLIEKLTEIGIFTKHLLDAYSKEDINELSATIDPSRDHLFTYIGLRTLADRYLARDHVKNLYELPQERFMVIAMTLMQNEPKERRLELVKEAYWALSNLYMTVATPTLSNAGKSYGQLSSCFIDTVDDSLRGIYDSNTDVATLSKGGGGIGVYMGKIRSRGSDIKGFKGVSSGVIPWMKQLNNTAVSVDQLGMRQGSIAVYLDIWHKDILEFLDAKLNNGDERLRTHDLFTGVNLPDRFMRAVEAREDWHLFDPHEIRTIMGFSLEDYFDETEQGGSFTERYEACVNEPRLSKKTVPAIDLVKRYMRSQLETGTPYMFFRDAVNRANPNKHAGMIYSSNLCSEIMQNMSPTTVTEEYTEDGKIIVTKTPGDFVVCNLSSIALARAVRSDVLERLIPIQMRMLDNVIDLNTIDVPQAQLTNQKYRAVGLGTFGWHHLLALEGIRWESVEAVQYADRLYEKIAYLTIDASMQLAKEKGAYRLFEGSEWQTGEYIKRRHYKTTDELDWDRLQADITAHGMRNAYLMAVAPNSSTAIIAGSTASIDPIYKKVYSEEKKNYKIPVTVPDLTPETNWFYKSAFEIDQLWSIRQNASRQRHIDQAISFNLYVKNNVKAKELLEMHMEAWQLGMKTIYYTRSTTVEIDECESCSS, encoded by the coding sequence GTGGCATCTCCACTGAATACAGCACGCATCTTTAAGGGTGCAATGACAATAGAAGACGTATATGTCGTGATTCGACAAGCGACGGAAACGTATCCGGAACTTGATATCGACCGCTATACAGAACGTGCCATCCGAGCGCTTGAAGGGAAGTCCTTACAAGCAGATCAAGTCTATGAACTGTTAACGATGCATGCACTCGATATGTTGAAGGCAGAAGAGCCGAACTGGACATTCGTAGCGACAGCGACTTACTTAAATCGGTTATATCTAGAAGCGGGTGAAAACCGCGGATATGCAGCGGAAGAACGATATGGTTCGCTGTATACATTGATTGAAAAGCTGACAGAAATCGGTATCTTCACGAAACATTTACTGGATGCGTATTCGAAAGAAGACATCAACGAACTGTCGGCAACGATTGATCCTTCCCGCGACCACCTGTTCACATACATTGGCCTTCGGACACTGGCAGACCGGTATCTTGCACGTGATCACGTCAAAAATTTGTACGAGCTACCGCAGGAACGATTCATGGTCATCGCGATGACGCTGATGCAGAACGAACCGAAGGAACGTCGTTTAGAACTCGTCAAAGAAGCCTACTGGGCATTGTCGAACCTCTACATGACGGTCGCGACACCGACGCTTTCGAACGCCGGTAAATCATATGGTCAACTCTCATCATGCTTCATCGATACAGTCGATGATTCGCTACGCGGCATCTATGACTCGAACACGGATGTAGCGACACTTTCTAAGGGTGGCGGCGGAATCGGTGTCTACATGGGGAAAATTCGCTCACGTGGATCAGACATCAAAGGCTTTAAAGGTGTTTCAAGTGGTGTCATCCCATGGATGAAACAATTGAACAATACGGCAGTCAGCGTCGATCAGCTCGGTATGCGCCAAGGATCAATCGCCGTGTATCTTGACATCTGGCATAAGGACATCCTCGAGTTCTTAGATGCGAAGCTCAACAATGGGGACGAGCGACTTCGGACACATGACTTGTTCACGGGCGTTAACTTACCAGACCGCTTCATGCGTGCCGTAGAAGCACGAGAAGACTGGCACCTGTTTGACCCACACGAAATTCGGACGATTATGGGCTTCAGCCTTGAAGATTATTTCGATGAGACAGAACAAGGCGGTAGCTTCACGGAACGATACGAAGCATGTGTCAACGAACCGCGTCTCAGCAAAAAAACAGTCCCAGCGATTGATCTCGTCAAACGCTACATGCGTTCGCAACTTGAGACAGGGACGCCATACATGTTCTTCCGTGACGCCGTTAACCGTGCGAATCCGAATAAACATGCAGGCATGATCTATTCATCAAACCTGTGCTCGGAAATCATGCAAAACATGAGTCCGACGACCGTGACAGAAGAATATACAGAAGACGGTAAAATCATCGTCACGAAGACACCAGGTGACTTCGTCGTCTGTAACTTATCATCGATTGCGCTTGCACGTGCGGTTCGTTCAGATGTTCTCGAACGATTGATTCCGATTCAAATGCGGATGCTTGATAACGTCATCGACTTGAATACGATCGATGTTCCGCAAGCACAATTGACGAATCAAAAATACCGTGCCGTTGGTCTTGGAACATTCGGTTGGCATCATCTGCTCGCGCTCGAAGGTATCCGTTGGGAATCGGTCGAAGCGGTGCAATACGCAGACCGTCTCTACGAGAAAATCGCTTACTTGACGATCGATGCGTCGATGCAACTTGCGAAAGAGAAAGGCGCGTACCGTCTCTTTGAAGGTTCAGAATGGCAAACAGGAGAGTACATCAAACGTCGCCACTACAAAACGACGGATGAACTCGATTGGGATCGTCTCCAAGCCGACATCACGGCGCACGGGATGCGGAACGCTTACTTGATGGCAGTCGCACCGAACTCATCGACGGCGATCATTGCGGGAAGTACGGCATCGATTGATCCAATCTATAAAAAAGTCTACTCAGAAGAGAAGAAAAACTATAAGATCCCAGTTACCGTTCCGGATTTAACACCGGAAACGAACTGGTTCTATAAATCAGCGTTTGAGATTGACCAGTTATGGAGCATTCGTCAAAATGCTTCGCGTCAGCGTCACATCGACCAAGCGATCAGCTTTAACCTGTACGTTAAAAATAACGTCAAAGCAAAAGAATTACTCGAGATGCACATGGAAGCATGGCAACTTGGGATGAAGACGATCTACTACACGCGTTCGACGACGGTTGAGATCGACGAATGTGAATCGTGTTCATCATAA
- a CDS encoding alpha/beta hydrolase family protein: MYLANADWFELPRQGPFRTFRMFYTTTDGERVGAYIVLPQVANGQGILYLRGGTRSIGMVRPTRLLAFAQAGFFVMAPFYRGNLGGTGKEDFGHRDVEDACSAFDWLQQRVSHVHAFGFSRGGQMALLLAHHRPVSRTVSWAGVTELTWTYEEQKTMQKMLRRYTGGTPDTVPEAYKVRSPLHVAPQGEVLLIHGAYDENVRLRHATAYAARHPDQTLLQTYAYAHQFPIHEKLRVTRDILTWFETGIWNRYDT; this comes from the coding sequence GTGTACTTAGCGAACGCCGATTGGTTTGAACTTCCGCGGCAAGGTCCGTTTCGGACGTTTCGGATGTTCTATACGACGACAGACGGGGAGCGCGTCGGTGCCTATATCGTACTTCCGCAAGTCGCGAACGGACAGGGGATTCTCTACTTGCGAGGTGGCACACGATCTATCGGAATGGTTCGACCGACACGGCTGCTCGCGTTCGCGCAGGCTGGTTTTTTCGTCATGGCACCTTTCTATCGGGGAAACTTAGGCGGAACAGGAAAAGAAGATTTCGGACATCGGGATGTCGAAGACGCATGCAGTGCTTTCGATTGGTTGCAACAACGTGTCTCGCATGTTCATGCATTCGGATTTTCTCGTGGGGGGCAAATGGCATTACTCCTGGCTCATCATCGTCCAGTTTCGCGGACGGTGTCGTGGGCAGGCGTGACCGAGTTGACATGGACCTACGAGGAGCAGAAGACGATGCAAAAAATGTTGCGTCGCTATACGGGGGGGACACCAGACACCGTACCTGAGGCGTATAAGGTGCGCTCGCCGCTTCATGTCGCTCCTCAAGGTGAAGTATTATTGATTCACGGTGCGTATGATGAGAACGTTCGTTTACGACATGCGACGGCTTATGCTGCACGTCATCCCGACCAAACCCTGCTTCAGACTTATGCGTATGCACATCAGTTCCCGATCCATGAAAAATTACGTGTGACGCGTGATATTTTGACTTGGTTCGAGACAGGCATTTGGAACCGATATGATACATGA
- a CDS encoding glucose-6-phosphate isomerase, whose product MSTVRFDYSKALQFVGQHEVEHMTETVKTLHHAIHAGTGAGSDFLGWVDLPTNYDQAEFARIQASAEKIKSDSDVLLVVGIGGSYLGARAAIEMLGHSFHNLLSKDERKAPQIIYAGHNISSTYLHDLFEVLEGKDVSVNIISKSGTTTEPAISFRLLKAFMEEKYGKAEAKHRIYATTDKARGALKTLADSEGYETFVIPDDVGGRFSVLTPVGLLPIAAAGISIEELMQGARDAQERYASENLADNEAYQYAVVRNALYAKGKTIELLVNYEPALHYVSEWWKQLYGESEGKDFKGIFPAAVDFSTDLHSMGQYVQEGRRDLFETVIKVGQARHALTIEEDAQDLDGLNFLAGQSIQFVNDKAAEGTLLAHTDGQVPNLTVELPEMTPYHLGFLFYFFEKACAMSGYLLGVNPFDQPGVEAYKKNMFALLGKPGFEAEKAELEARLK is encoded by the coding sequence ATGTCAACAGTACGTTTTGATTATTCGAAAGCCCTACAATTCGTAGGTCAACATGAAGTAGAACACATGACGGAGACCGTAAAGACGCTCCACCATGCGATTCATGCAGGAACAGGTGCAGGAAGTGATTTCTTAGGATGGGTAGATCTTCCGACGAACTACGATCAAGCGGAGTTTGCACGTATCCAAGCGTCTGCAGAAAAAATCAAGTCGGATTCTGATGTGTTGCTAGTCGTCGGAATCGGCGGTTCGTATCTCGGTGCACGTGCGGCAATCGAGATGCTCGGACACTCATTCCATAACTTGTTATCAAAAGACGAGCGTAAAGCACCACAAATCATCTATGCAGGGCATAATATCTCATCAACGTATCTGCATGATTTATTTGAAGTACTTGAAGGAAAAGATGTATCGGTCAACATTATCTCGAAATCAGGTACGACGACAGAACCAGCAATCTCGTTCCGTCTCTTGAAAGCATTCATGGAAGAAAAGTACGGTAAAGCAGAAGCGAAACACCGGATTTACGCAACAACGGACAAAGCCCGCGGTGCATTAAAAACACTCGCAGATTCTGAAGGATACGAAACATTCGTTATTCCAGATGATGTCGGCGGACGTTTCTCTGTGTTAACGCCAGTTGGTCTATTACCGATCGCAGCAGCAGGAATTTCGATCGAAGAGTTAATGCAAGGGGCACGTGACGCACAAGAGCGCTACGCGAGCGAAAACTTAGCTGACAACGAAGCGTACCAATACGCAGTCGTCCGAAATGCATTGTATGCGAAAGGGAAAACGATCGAGCTACTCGTCAACTACGAACCAGCACTTCATTACGTATCAGAGTGGTGGAAGCAATTGTACGGCGAATCTGAAGGAAAAGACTTCAAAGGGATTTTCCCAGCAGCAGTTGATTTCTCGACCGATCTTCATTCAATGGGACAATATGTCCAAGAAGGTCGTCGTGATCTGTTTGAGACAGTCATTAAAGTCGGACAAGCGCGTCACGCGTTGACGATTGAAGAAGACGCTCAGGACCTTGATGGATTGAACTTCCTCGCAGGACAGTCGATTCAGTTCGTCAACGATAAGGCAGCAGAAGGCACATTGCTTGCGCACACGGACGGACAAGTTCCGAACCTGACAGTCGAACTTCCAGAGATGACACCGTATCACCTCGGATTCCTGTTCTACTTCTTCGAAAAAGCATGTGCGATGAGTGGTTACCTCCTTGGAGTAAATCCATTCGATCAGCCAGGCGTCGAAGCGTACAAGAAAAATATGTTCGCTCTTCTTGGAAAACCAGGATTCGAAGCAGAAAAAGCAGAACTCGAAGCACGTTTGAAGTAA
- a CDS encoding flavodoxin domain-containing protein: MKAAIVYASLSGNTEEVAELVAKTCSEMGIEPTMLFADEVTTYQLMPYDIVYFGSYTWGDGQLPDDMRDCLRTVLKESTHAIPQAAVFGTGDKMFVKYCRAVDEMAYHLSKFGVPLAGELLKIEQSPRNRPHLVKEWTRRTILQLQQEGVEAHGTATKNQTA; the protein is encoded by the coding sequence ATGAAGGCAGCAATCGTATATGCGTCATTGAGTGGAAACACGGAGGAGGTGGCAGAACTCGTCGCGAAGACGTGTTCTGAGATGGGAATCGAGCCGACGATGTTGTTTGCGGACGAAGTGACGACGTATCAGTTAATGCCTTATGATATCGTCTATTTTGGTTCGTATACGTGGGGAGATGGGCAATTACCCGACGATATGCGCGACTGTCTTAGAACGGTTTTGAAGGAGAGCACGCATGCGATTCCGCAGGCAGCTGTTTTTGGAACAGGGGATAAGATGTTCGTCAAATATTGTCGCGCCGTCGATGAGATGGCGTATCACCTCTCGAAATTCGGGGTCCCGCTTGCCGGAGAACTGTTGAAAATCGAACAGTCACCACGCAATCGCCCGCATCTCGTCAAGGAATGGACAAGACGGACCATTCTTCAATTACAGCAAGAAGGAGTCGAAGCACATGGAACAGCTACAAAAAATCAAACTGCTTGA
- a CDS encoding glycosyltransferase family 2 protein, producing MPTVSIIIPTYNRPRELAEALEALTRQHYQDFDVIVLNNNGDDVSAVTSAYQDRLQITYVELPENHHVRARNHGVMLASGRYILLHDDDDLLLPSHLEEAVGDLEAGADLTYTDAELFTYRWEDGHRIALHSEPFAYPYDPETIREDSTYIPSGSLYRKSLHDQLGLFDEDVFNYWDWDWILRVGKDHLVLHPARATVLYAFNPSGNHESARQDATRRVYFDRLVEKHQLPTREMKNFHIVQEERRARLRQTRRTFNGQLTESE from the coding sequence ATGCCAACCGTATCCATCATCATCCCGACATACAATCGTCCTCGCGAACTAGCAGAAGCGCTAGAAGCGTTGACACGTCAACACTATCAGGACTTCGATGTCATCGTCCTAAACAATAATGGCGACGATGTCTCAGCAGTGACCTCTGCCTATCAGGATCGCCTGCAGATCACATATGTCGAGTTACCTGAAAATCATCACGTCCGTGCTCGAAATCACGGTGTCATGCTCGCTTCCGGTCGGTATATCTTACTTCATGATGACGATGACCTCTTATTACCGAGTCATCTCGAAGAGGCAGTCGGTGATCTCGAAGCCGGCGCGGATCTAACGTATACGGACGCGGAGCTCTTTACGTATCGCTGGGAAGACGGTCACCGGATTGCACTCCATTCCGAACCGTTCGCGTACCCGTATGATCCGGAGACGATCCGAGAAGACTCGACGTACATTCCGTCCGGATCGCTCTACCGTAAATCGCTCCACGATCAACTCGGTCTGTTTGATGAAGACGTCTTCAACTACTGGGACTGGGACTGGATTTTACGCGTCGGTAAGGATCATTTAGTGTTACATCCGGCACGAGCAACCGTCCTGTACGCCTTCAACCCGTCCGGCAATCATGAGTCGGCACGACAAGACGCAACGCGACGCGTCTATTTTGACCGCCTGGTCGAAAAACATCAACTTCCGACACGTGAAATGAAGAACTTCCATATTGTTCAGGAAGAACGACGCGCACGATTGCGACAGACACGCCGTACCTTCAATGGTCAATTGACAGAAAGTGAGTGA
- the yugI gene encoding S1 domain-containing post-transcriptional regulator GSP13 translates to MANFEKDQVVTGKVTGIQNFGAFVALDEQTQGLVHISEISHDYVKDINDYVKVGDEVTVKVLDIDEANKKMKLSIKATQEAPKREARAKGPRKNAGRRDAGPAFKQEEAPGFNVLKGKLEEWIEKSNFQK, encoded by the coding sequence ATGGCAAACTTTGAAAAAGACCAAGTCGTTACTGGTAAAGTAACTGGTATTCAAAACTTCGGTGCTTTCGTAGCACTTGACGAGCAAACACAAGGTCTCGTCCACATTTCAGAAATCTCACACGATTACGTAAAAGACATCAACGATTACGTAAAAGTTGGCGATGAAGTAACTGTTAAAGTTCTCGACATCGACGAAGCTAACAAAAAAATGAAGCTTTCGATCAAAGCAACTCAGGAAGCTCCAAAACGTGAAGCACGCGCGAAAGGTCCACGCAAAAACGCTGGACGTCGCGATGCAGGTCCTGCTTTCAAACAAGAAGAAGCACCTGGATTCAACGTTCTTAAAGGTAAATTGGAAGAATGGATTGAAAAATCAAACTTCCAAAAATAA